GACCGCCCCGGTTGCGAAATCCCCGCCATCGGTTATTATCTCCCCCTGATGGCTTTGTACGACCCACTTCATTCTCAGGATTTGCCATGAACATTCGCGAAAAAATCGATCAGTTTCTTGCCGCCGAGGCCTTCGGCGTGGTGGGGGCCTCATCCAAGCCTTACAAATACGGCAACAAGGTGCTGCGCTGCTATTTGCAGAACGGCCGTCGGGCGGTTCCCGTCAATCCCGTGGAAGCGCAAATCGAAGGTCTGGATTGCGTGGCCCGCGTCAGTGACCTGCCCGATGAAGTCACGAGCATTTCCGTCATCACGCCGCCGCAGGTCACGGACAAGGTGGTGGAGGAGGCCATCGCTCGCGGCATCCGCAACATCTGGATGCAGCCCGGCGCCGAGAGTCCGACGGCCGTCGCCCTGGCCGAGAAAGCCGGCCTCAACGTCATCGCCGACGGCAGCTGCGTGCTGGTCGTGATGGGTTATCACGATCATTGAGGTCTGCGACAGAATCCCCGGCACGGCGGCTGCTCCGAACCCGCCGGCCTTTTCAACCCAATTCACCAAGGAGGACATCCCCATGAGTCTGGTTCTGCCCGATCTGCCTTATGCCCCCAACGCCCTGGAGCCGCACATCAGCGCGCGCACCCTTGAATTTCATCACGGCAAGCATCACAAGGCCTATGTCGACAACGGCAACAAGCTGCTCGAAGGCAGCGACCTCAAGGGTCTCTCCATGGAAGAGATCATGAAGAAGACGGCCGGTGACGCGAGCAAGGCCGGAATCTTCAACAACGTGGCTCAGGTGTGGAATCACAGCTTTTACTGGAAATGCATCAAACCGGGCGGCGGCGGGCAGCCCACGGGCAAGATCGCCGAAAAGATCGCGGCGGATTTCGGCAGCTTCGACAAGTTCGTCGAGGAATTCAAGAACGCCGGCGCCACCCAGTTCGGCAGCGGCTGGGCCTGGCTGGTGCTCGACGGCGCCAAGCTCAAGGTGACCAAGACCCTCAATGCCGAAAATCCCCTCACCCAGGGGATGAAGCCGCTGCTGACCATGGATGTGTGGGAGCACGCCTATTACCTGGATTACCAGAACCGTCGCCCCGACTACATGGCCACCTTTATCGACAAGCTGATCAACTGGGAGTTCGTCAACGCCAATCTCGGCTGAGTCCCCTTTGCCGAAGGCATTTTTCGCCCCCTGGAACCGCAAAGTGTTTCAGGGGGCTTTGTCGTTTTCTCGGTGGTGGACAAGTGTCGGGGTCGCGGTTATCATGCCCCGACGCACAAGTCCTTGCGCTTCCCGATGACCGGCAGGTTTCATGAGCGAAGAGTCCATCCCCGATATTCCCAGCCGTCTGCGCGAAGGCCTGCGCGGTGGCCTGCAGACCAGCCTCAAGCTGGTCAAGTGGGTGGTGCCCCTGTATCTGGTGGTGGATCTGCTCAAGCACACGCCTGTTTTGGAGCAGATGGGCGCGCTGTTCGCGCCGTTGATGGGGCTGTTCGGGCTGCCCGGCGAGGCGGCCTTTGCCTTTGTCGCGGCCTTTCTGCTCAATCTCTACGCCGCCATTGCCATCCTCGTGCCCCTGGATCTGACCCCCTGGCAGGTTACCCAATGCGGGCTGATGATGGGGTTGGCGCACAATCTGGTGGTGGAAGGCGGCGTGCTGGGCAGCACCGGGGCGCGCGGCGGCCTGTTGACCCTCTACCGGCTGCTGATCGCCGGGGTTTGCGGCCTGACCATGGCGGGGCTGCACCGCCTGTTCGCGTCATGACGGCGCTTTTTTTCGAGAGTCTGTGGGGCGCCTGTCTGCTCGGCGTGAAGCTCACGGCCATCGTCGTGCCCTTGGTGGTGATTTTTGAGCTGCTGCGCTACTTGCCGTTTTTCCGCCGGGTGGGCGAGGGCATCGACCCCCTGATGCGCGGCATGGGGCTGTCGCGCAATGCCGCGGTGCCCCTGTTCACGGGAATTTTTCTCGGCATCGCCTATGGCGCGGGCATCATCATCCGCGTGGCGCGGGAGAAAAAACTCTCCCGGCGCGAGGTGTTCCTGATGGGGTTGTTTCTCGCCACCTGCCACGCGGTGATTGAGGACACCCTGATTTTCGTGGTGATCGGCGGAAATTTCTGGATCATGCTCGGTGTGCGCCTGGTGGTGGCGGTGATCCTGACGGCGCTGCTGGCGCGGTTGTGGCGCCCTGACCCGGCGGCGGGGTAGGCATGCGTCTGGTGCGGATTCTTTGCGGCTGGCTGTTGCTGACCCTGGGCCTGTATGTGTTCATTCTCGGCTGGCGGGATTATCATGGAGAAGCGGCGCGGATGTCGCGCCTGATGGGCGAGCGGTTGGGCATCTCGCGCCCGTTCTGGAGCCAGGCGGGGGTGCCGAAAATGGCCGGCGGCTCCACCGGCGCCGTGGTCGGGCTGGTGCTGATGCTGGGTGGGCTCTCGCCGCCGCGTCGCGAGGGCTCCTGACTGGTCAGCCCGCGCATCTCTCTGCTATATTTGCAGCAAATTGAATCGCCTTGGTCTGGGTGGCCGAGGCCCGTGGAGCAGGCATGGAAGAAGAATACGACGATCTCGACGACTACTTTGACGACGAAGAAGAGGATGATCGCCTCGAACTGGCGCAGATGGCCCTTGATCGGGGCGAAAGTGAAACCGCCCTCGATCTGGTGGAGGAATATCTGGAAGATCACCCCTTCGATGTGGACGCCCTGAATATCTGTGCCGTGGCCGCCACCAACCTGGAGGATGAAATCAAGGCCCTGGCCCTGTATCGCAAGGCCTTGCGCCTCGATCCCAAGAACGGCGCCATTCATCACAATTACGGTGTGCTGCTCGATCGCCTGGAGCGCCGCGCCGAGGCCCAGGTCCATCTGCGCAAGGCCCTGGAGTATCAACCGGACTTTCCCGAAGCCTATGTCAATCTGGGCAACGTGCTCGATGAGCTCGGCGAGACCGCCGAGGCCCTGGCCATGTACGACGAGGCCCTCAAGCGCCGCCCGGATTCGGCCGATGCCTATTTCAACAAGGGGCATGCCCTCAACCGCCTGGGCCGCTATGCCGAGGCCCTCGACTGCTTCACCGAGGCGCTGCGCATGGAACCCCACGAGCCCACCTGTCTCAACGGCGCGGGCTATGCGCTCTCCGGCCTGGGGCGCGATGAAGAGGCCCTGCTCTACTATGGCCGGGCGATCGCGCGGGATCGGGCCAACCCCCATTATTTCTTCAATCGCGGCCTTTCCTATCTGCGCCTGGGCCGCTTTACCGAGGCCCTGGCCGATTTCGATGAGGTGCTGGCGCTGGACGGTGATTTTTTCGACGCCTTGGTGGAGAAGGCCAACGTGCTTGTCGAACTCGGACGTTTCGACGAGGCGCGCGCCGTGCTGGCCGAAGCCGAGCGGCGCGAGCCGAACAGCCCCGAGCCGCCTTTTTACCTGGCGCTGCTCCATGAGCGCGAGGGCGATCACGAAGGGGCCCTGCGCGCCCTTGAAGAAAGCCTGGCGCGCGACCCCGATTCCATTCACACCTTGAACAACAAGGGCAGCGTGCTCATGGATCTGGGGCGCCTGGATGAGGCGATGGAATGCTTCGAGGCGATTCTGGAGCGCACCGACGTCTATCCGCTGGCCTATTACAACCGCGCTTGCATCTTCGCCCTGCAGGGCAGGACCGCCGATGCGGTGCGCGCCCTGAGCGAGGCCTCGCGCTTCGAGCCGCATTTTTTACAGGACGCCGCCGAGGACCCGGATTTCGAGGGTATCCGCCATCGCCCTTCCTTCCAGAAGTTGCTGCGTAAGCACGCGGCCGCCGCTTCATCGTCCTAGGGAGGAGGTCTTGACCGCGCGACTGATGATCGGCGTGATCGGCGCCGGGCAGGCCTCCGAACGGGGACGCGCCTGGGCCTATGAGGTCGGGCGGCTGCTCGCCGCGCGGGGCGCGGTGCTGGTGTGCGGCGGATTGGGCGGTGTCATGGAGGAAGCCTGTCGTGGTTGTGACGACGGCGGCGGGTTGAGTCTTGGACTTTTGCCGGGCCCTGACGCCAAGGCCGCCAATCCCTGGGTGAGTTTGCCCGTGGCAACCAACATGGGCCATGCACGTAATGTCATCATCGCCCACAGCGCTCGCGTTCTGATTGCCGTGGAGGGGGAATACGGCACCCTTTCGGAAATCGCCGTCGCCCTCAAGCTCGGACGACCGGTAATTTCCCTGGGCAGTTGGCCGCTGATTCCCGGCGTGCTCGCGGCAAGTTCGCCCCGGGAGGCGGTGGAGCTGGCTTTCCAATGTCTCGCGGTCTCCGATTGATCGGCGCCAAACCCTGAGGAGAAAATCCCCTGCCATGCCTTTGGATCTGACGCGTTCCCGGCACTTCAGCCACAGTTTTCTCGAATGGGTGCACGGCAAGGGCCGGGTTCTGATCCTCACCCATGACAATCCCGATCCCGATTCCCTCGCCTCCGCCACCGCCTTGAAGCATCTCATCCAGGTCAAGACGGGGCGCGAGCCGACGGTGGCCTTCGGCGGCATCATCGGACGCGGCGAGAACCGGCAAATGGTCAAGGAACTCGACATCAAGGCCGTGCCGCTGCATTGCCTGGATCTCAACCAGTTCAACGTGGTGTGCATGGTCGACACCCAGCCGGGCACCGGCAACAATTCCTGGCCCCTCGACCGTCCGGTGCATCTGATCGTCGATCATCACCCCGTGCGCGAAACCTCCTCTCAGTGTCGCTGGGTGGATATCCGCGAGGACTACGGCGCCTCGGCCACCATCTTGTACGAATATCTGCTGGCGCAGAAGGTGACCATCGGCACCAAGCTGGCGACCATTCTGTTCTATGCCATCAAATCCGAGACCCAGGATCTGGGCCGCGAATGGTGCAGGGCCGACCGCGAGGCCTACCTGCAATTGCTGCCGCTGGTCAACAACCACATTCTGTTCAACATCACCCAGTCCAAGGTTCCCCTGGAATATTACCGCTCCTTCAGCAAGGCCATCGGCAACGCCGTCATCGCCGACGGCGTGTTGGTGTTCAATCTCTTCGATGTTCACAATCCCGACATCGTCGCGGAAATGGCGGATTTTCTCATGCGCGCCGAGGGCATCGACGTGGTGCTGGGCATGGGCTGTTTCAAGGGCGACGCCGTTTTGTCCTTTCGCACCCTCTCGCATCTGATCAATGCCGGCGAGGTGATGCGGGACATCGTCGAGGGCCTCGGCACCGCAGGCGGCCACGGCATGATCGCAGGCGGTCAGGTGCCGGGCCTTGCGCCCGGTCGCCAGGCGCAGCTCGATCTGGCCGAGACCCTTACCCAGCGTCTGCTGCAGCGCCTGGGGCGTTGCGGTGCGCAGCGTCAGGCGCTGCTGCCGCCGGATCACGAAATTCGTCCCTTGGGCTGATCTCAAGCCTTTTCGCGGCCATTGGCGAGCGGATCAAATTGACACCTCCGGCGGGGCTGGGTTATAAGATTTGGCTTCGACGGAGGAAGTCAGAAATGATGCGCGTGTGGCTGGTCCCTGTAATGATGCTCCTGCTGGCGTTGCCGGCCGCGGCCGCCGTGGAGATTGCTCCGGAGGGCAAACGGCCGGCGGTCGTCGAGGAAGTTTACTGGCAGGACGGGACTCATTTCATCGCCATCGACGATATCCTCTCGCCCTTCGGCATCAGCGGCCGCTGGGACTCGGTGCGTCACACCTACAGCTTCGCCACGCCGCGCGGAACGGCGGTCCTCTCGCCCGGAAGCCAGTTCGTCAAGGTCGGAGGACGCTTTCTTCCCCTCGGTCAGCGGCCTCGCTTCATCGACAATCGTCTCAGGGTTCCCGAGGAGTTTGTCACCCGGCTGTTGCCCGATCTGCTCAATGCGGGTGTCTACTATCGCAATCTGTCCCCCCGCGCGGCCCTGCCCGTGGATGAGGCGACCACCCTCGACAGTCTCTTTGCCCTGCTGCTGCAAAAGGAGCAGCCCCAGGGCGGCGGCGGTTTGCGGGCGATCGCCCTGGACCCCGGCCACGGTGGCCTCGACAACGGCTCCATCGCCGCCGATGGCTCCCGCGAAAAAGATTTGGCCCTGCAAGTGGCGCGGCACCTGGAGCGGATTCTCAAAATGCGGCTCGGCATCCCCGTCTATCTGAGCCGCGACGGGGATTACGCCCTGAGCGCCCAGCAGCGCCTGGAGCCCGCCGCGCGCCCGGAAGTCGACGCGATGATCTCCCTGCATGCCCAGGCCTCCTTTCGCCCCGAACCCCGCGGCATTGCCCTGATCGTGCGGCCGCGCGAGGAATACGACGGCCTTACCGTCGAAGCCGCGCAGGGCAACAGCATGAAACTGGCCCGCCATCTGGCAGGCAGTCTCGAAAAAGCGGGTTTTCCCGTCGCCGGAATCTATCTGGCGCCCTTGCTGCCCCTGGGGCGGGGCAACCTGCCGACGGTCCTGGTGGAAATGGGCTATTTGTCCAATGCCGAGGATCTTGCGCGCCTGACGGACGGCGCGGGCCAGGAAGCCCTGGCCCAGGCGCTGTTCGGCGGGCTCAACAACTTTGCCGAAGAGCAGAAGGAAAGGATGCGTTGATGAGTACAGGCTTTTCCCGTCCGGACGGCCGACAGGCAGGCGAGCTGCGCCCGGTGACCTTCGCGCGGCGCTTCACCCGTTACGCGGAAGGTTCGGTGCTGGTTTCCTTTGGCGATACGCGCGTGCTGTGCAATGCCAGCGTCGAGGAAAGCGTGCCCTCCTTCATGCGCGGGGAGGGGCGCGGCTGGGTGACGGCCGAGTACAGCATGCTGCCGCGCGCGACCCAGACCCGCAGCCCGCGCGAGGCAACGCGCGGCAAGGTCGGCGGCCGCACTCATGAGATCCAGCGCCTCATCGGGCGTTCCCTGCGCGCGGTGGTCGATCTGGCCGCTCTCGGCGAGCGCACGGTCCAGATCGACTGCGATGTGTTGCAGGCCGACGGCGGAACCCGCACGGCGTCCATCACCGGCGCCTATGTCGCCCTGGTCGACGCGGTCAACGGGCTGCTCGATCGCGGCCTGATCGCCCGTTCGCCTCTGCGCGAAGGGGTGGCGGCGGTCAGCGTCGGCCTGGTGGAAGGCTTGCCGCTGCTTGATCTCAATTACGCGGAAGATTTTCGGGCCGCCGTCGACATGAATTTCGTCATCACCAGTTCGGGGCGTTTCGTGGAGGTGCAGGGCACCGCCGAGGAGCATCCCTTCACCCTGGCGGAACTCGATGCCCTGCGCGATCTGGCCATGAGCGGCTGTCGGGAGCTTGATCGTCTGCAGCGCCAGGCCCTGGGGATTTAAGACCATGGAGTTGGTGATCGCCACCCGCAATGCCGGCAAGTTGCGGGAAATCAGACGACTGTTCGAGGAGGTCGGCATCGCGGTGCTGGGCCTGGAGAGTTTTCCCGAACTGCCGGAGGTCGAGGAGGATGGAGAAACCTTTGCCGCCAACGCGGTGAAAAAAGCCCAGACCGTCGCACGCTTGACGGGCCGTCCCGTCCTGGCCGATGATTCGGGCCTCGAGGTCGAGGCCCTGAACGGCGCGCCGGGAGTTTACTCGGCGCGTTTTGCCGGCGCCGGGGCCGGCGATGAGGACAACAACCGCAAGCTTCTTGCCGAATTGGCGAGGATTCCGGCCGCCCACCGCCAGGCCGCCTTTCATTGCGTCATGGCCTATTGTCTGCCTGGCGGCGACTGCACCCTGTTCGACGGGCGATTGGCCGGCACCATCCTGGAGGCGCCCCGGGGCGAAAAAGGCTTTGGTTACGATCCGCTGTTTTTTTTGCCGGAATTCGGCAAAACCCTGGCCGAGCTGCCGCTGGATGTGAAAAATCGCATCAGTCATCGCGGTCAGGCGCTGCGCAAGGTTCTTGTCTTTCTGCGAGAAAAATCTCGAACCCAAGGCTGAGGCAGGTATGCAAGCCTGTGCCGGCTGGGTCGCCATGGCCAAAAAAACGGTTGAAGTCTTTAGATTTTGTGGAATAATTGCACCGAAATAGCGGCAAGCTTCACAGTTATGACTCTTTACAGGCAGTCAGTCAGCGACATGGTGTCCTGCTGACGATGTAAGTGCAACAGCTAAAATCAGGAGGAACAAGTCATGAAAAAAGTTGGAGTGGCATTGGTTGCCGGTGCGTTTCTGATGGGTCTCGCCGGTTGTTCCGCGTCTCTGACCGCTGAGGATCAGAATATGCTGCGCCAAGCCCTGTCGGCTTCCCAGGAAGCCAAGGCGTCCAGCCAGCAGGCCTCTGACGCGGCGGCTCGCGCCGAAGCGGCAGCAAATCGCGCGGAAAGCGCCGCCAGCCGGGCGGAAAATTCGGCGCAAGCAGCAGCCAACAGCGCGGCCCAGGCTGATGCCGCGGCGCAGAAGGCCACCAAGGCCTTTGAAATGACCCTGAAGAAGTAAGCCGATAAAAAAGCCCCGGAAACGGGGCTTTTTTTATGTATCAAGAACGGGGCGGCAGATGGTGCCAAGCGACGAAACCGCGCGGCCGGTGCTGGTGGTCGGTTCTACCGGCTATATCGGCGGGCGCCTGATTCCGCGCCTGCTGCGCGAAGGGCAGCGGGTGCGGGCCCTGGCCCGCAGCCTGACCAAGGTGCGGGCGCGCTCCTGGGCGGATAGTCCGGGTGTGGAACTGGTGCAAGGCGATGTGCTGGATCGTGCGTCTCTTTTGGCGGCCGCGCAAGGTTGCCGGGCGGCCTACTATCTGGTGCACTCCATGAATCCCGCGACCCGCGACTTTGCCCAAGCTGATCGCAAGGCCGCGGAAAACATGGTCGCCGCCGCCGCGCAGGCGGGGTTGGAGCGTCTCATATATCTCAGCGGCCTGGGCGAGGAAGAGGCCGGGTTGAGCAAGCATCTGCGCTCTCGCGCCGAAGTTGCCAACATCCTGCGACGCGGCACGACGCCGGTGACGGTGCTGCGCGCCGCCATGATCATCGGCTCGGGCAGCGCCTCCTTCGAGATTCTGCGCTATCTTGTCGAGCGCCTGCCCGTCATGGTCACTCCGCGCTGGGTCGATACCCCCTGTCAGCCCATCGCCGTGCGCAATGTCCTGGAATATCTCGTCGGTTGCCTGCGCGCGGAGCACACTCTCGGCGAAACCTTCGACATCGGTCAGCCCGAGGTGACGACCTACCGCAAGCTGATGGAATGCTACGCCGAGGAAGCGGGCTTGCGCCGTCGCCTGATTTTTCCCGTGCCGGTTCTCACGCCGCGCCTGAGTTCCTACTGGATTCATCTGGTGACGCCGGTTCCGGCGGCCCTGGCGCGCCCTCTGGCCGAGGGGCTGCGTAATGCCGTCATCTGCCGGGATACGCGCATACGCGAGCTCATCCCGCAGGAACTTCTCGATGCTCGCCAGGCCATACGCCTTGCCCTGCAGGATTTGCGGCGGCGCGAGGTGGAAAGCTCCTGGACCGATGCCGGAGTGTTGCCGCCGGCGGAGTGGGGCGCCGAGCACGATCCTGATTGGGCAGGCGGCACGCTCTACGAGGATCGGCGCAGTGTGCTGGTGGATGCGTCGCGGGAGCGGGTGTGGGAGGCCGTGGCCCGCCTCGGCGGGGAGACCGGCTGGTATTACGCCGATTGGCTGTGGCGTTTGCGCGGCTTTGCCGACCGGCTGGTCGGCGGAGTCGGTCTGCGCCGCGGCCGGCGCGATCCGGTGGAGATCCTGCCGGGGGATGCCTTGGATTTCTGGAGGGTCGTGGCCGTTGAGCCGGGACGCAGGCTGTTGTTGGCCGCCGAGATGAAGCTGCCGGGGCGGGCCATGCTGGAGCTCTCTTTGCACCCCGCGCCCAATGATCGCATCGAGTTGCGCCAGATCGCCCGTTTTGTACCCCGCGGGCTCGGCGGCATTCTCTACTGGTCGCTGGTCACGCCGCTGCATTCCCTGGTGTTTCGCGGCATGTTGCACGGCATTGCCCGTCAGGCTCGGGCGGGCGTCAAGCCGGTTGCCGGGGAGTGAGCCGAAGGGGGCGATCATGAAGCTTCAGCGGCTGTTTTTTCGTCAGCGTCTTCCCGTCACGCTTGATGAGTGCTGGGCGTTTTTTTCCGATCCGGCGAAACTGCGCGACATCACCCCGGCGTTTCTGGATTTCCGCGTCACCTCGCCCCTGCCGCCGCGCATGCACGCGGGCATGATCGTCAGCTATCGCATCCGTCCCGTTGCGGGGCTTTGCCTCAACTGGGTCACGGAAATCACCCAGGTGCGCGAACCCTTTTATTTCGTCGACGAGCAGCGTTTCGGCCCGTACCGCTTCTGGCATCACCAGCACCATTTCCGGTCCGTCGCGGGGGGCGTGGAAATGGATGACGAGGTGCATTACGGCCTGCCGCTGGAACTTCCCGGCTCGCTCCTGAACCGCTTTCTGGTGGCGCCGAAACTGGCGCGGATTTTTGAATACCGGCGCGCCGTGCTGGAAGAACGTTTCGGTCCTTTCGTGGTACCCGCGGAGCCTTCAATCGGCCCCGCGACCTGAATCTCCCCTCAGTCCATTTCTGTATCGAGCCGATGCCTTTCGCTTCTCAATCGAGGGAGATGCGCACCGGCATGCCGCTCTTTTTTTCCAGGGCCAGCCGGACCGCGTCGAAATCCACGCGCATGCCGTTGCCCAAGGCGGCTTTTTGCCGCAGGACTTCCGCCTGGGGATCGGCCACCACTCCCCGTTCATCGGGATGAACCTCGAGATAGAGATGCCCGCCCCGCAGGCCGACCTTGATGGGCTGATAGATGATCTCCACCGGCGTGCCCACCTGGACCCGGTAGAACAGATCACGGATGTGCTCCGGGTAGAGGCGGATGCAGCCGCTGCTGACCTCTCGGCCGACGCCGAAGGGCCTGTTCGTGCCGTGCAGACCGATGCGTTTGTCGTTGAGCCCCAACCAGTATTCCCCCAGCGGGTTGTTGGGACCGGGCGGAACCGTGGCGGGGAGGTAGGGTTTTTCGGCGCGCACCGAGGGTGGCGGCGTCCAGGTGGGGTCCTTGGCGCGATTGACGACCCGGAAGTTGCCCAGGGGAGTTTCCCGCCCCTCCCGACCGATGCCGATGGGGTAGAAACGCACGAGGGTGTCGGCGCCTTCGCGCCAGAGGTAATAGAGGCGTTTTTCCGCGAGGTTGATCACGATGCCGGGGCGCGTTTGGGGGACGATGGCGATGTGGGGCAGCACCAGTTGCGCGCCGGCGGGAGGCAGCCAGGGGTCGATGTCGGGATTTGCCTGCACCAGGGATTCATAGCCGACCCCGGCGCGCCAGGCGAGTTCAATCAGATCTTCGCCCACGCCGATGACGTAGGTGCGCGCCGAGCCGACCACGGGGGCGGGTCCCTGGCCGGTGATGAGGGATTCCTCGCGCGAACGGGGTTGCCAGGCAAAAGCGGTGCAGGCCCAGGCCAGTACGAGCGCCGCAAGGATGGTTGCGCGAAACACAGGGTGGTTGTTCAGTGATGGCATGGCTGACTCATTGGTTCAGGGTTGTTGACAACGCGCGGAGCGCAGGGATTCCAGACTGCCGACCACGACCAGGACATCCCCGGCGCGCAAAATCTCGCTGGGGGAAGGCGAGGTGATCTTTTCCTGGCCACGACGAATACCGATGATGGTGATGCCGCAGCGCCCGCGCAGATCCAGTTCGGCGAGGCTGCGACCGATCCAGGGAGATTCGGGCTCAAGGGGGACTTCTTCTATGCGAAAGGCGCCGCCGCTTTGGGCGTCCAGGGTCTCGCGCTCCTCCAGCAGGCGCGCCGCCTGCTCCAGGCTTTCGCGGGAGCCGAGCAAAACCAGGCGATCCGCCGCCATGAGAAGAAAATCCGGCCCCGGGTCGAAATGGCTGCGTCCGGCGCGATCCACCGCGATAATGCTTACCCCGGTACGGGCGCGCAGGTCAAGATCCCGGATGTGCATGCCGACGGCGCGCGCTCCGGGGCGCAGGCGCACCTCCCCCAAGGTGACCGGCCAGGGGATGCCGGCGGAAATGGTCTCGGCGGAGGTGGTGAGATAATCGACGGCCTGCTCGGCGGCATCGACGAAAGGCCAGAGCACCTTGTCGGCCCCGGCCTCGCGATACATCTTGGCTTCATCGGGGGCGTGGGCGGTGAGAACGACCTTGCCGGAGAAGCCGTGGGCGCGCAAGGCCTTAAGTAGGGTCAGATTGGCTTCGCGGCCGGGCGTGGCATTGACCACCCATTGGGTTGAATGCAGGGGCAGATGCTCGAGAATCTCCGGATCCTCGGCATCTCCGTAGCGTACCGGCAGACCCTGGCGGCGGCATTCGGAGACGATCTGCGGGTCGAAGTCGACGCCCAGCACCTTGATTTTGCGCGCCAGCAGATTGGCGGCGATATTGCGTCCGTAGCGGCCCAGTCCAAAGAGAATCACATCGGCGTCCTCACTGCGTTCGCTGCTGTCCTCGTCGCGCTCGCGATGCGGGATGCGCCGCTCGAAGATGCCGAGAAAGGGCGAGAGACGCTCATAGAGCTGATGGCTGTAGATGATCATGTAGGTGGACAAACCGATGGTGATGAGACCGACCAGGGTGACCAGGCCCATGGTCTCCTGATCGATGTGGCCGAGACTCAGGC
This portion of the Geoalkalibacter sp. genome encodes:
- a CDS encoding SRPBCC family protein — translated: MKLQRLFFRQRLPVTLDECWAFFSDPAKLRDITPAFLDFRVTSPLPPRMHAGMIVSYRIRPVAGLCLNWVTEITQVREPFYFVDEQRFGPYRFWHHQHHFRSVAGGVEMDDEVHYGLPLELPGSLLNRFLVAPKLARIFEYRRAVLEERFGPFVVPAEPSIGPAT
- a CDS encoding L,D-transpeptidase family protein, whose protein sequence is MPSLNNHPVFRATILAALVLAWACTAFAWQPRSREESLITGQGPAPVVGSARTYVIGVGEDLIELAWRAGVGYESLVQANPDIDPWLPPAGAQLVLPHIAIVPQTRPGIVINLAEKRLYYLWREGADTLVRFYPIGIGREGRETPLGNFRVVNRAKDPTWTPPPSVRAEKPYLPATVPPGPNNPLGEYWLGLNDKRIGLHGTNRPFGVGREVSSGCIRLYPEHIRDLFYRVQVGTPVEIIYQPIKVGLRGGHLYLEVHPDERGVVADPQAEVLRQKAALGNGMRVDFDAVRLALEKKSGMPVRISLD
- a CDS encoding cation:proton antiporter domain-containing protein translates to MTQHIFTEMALILGISAALGFLATRLKQPLIVAFIAVGILVGPSGLNLVASHEQLHLLAEMGIAILLFVVGLKLDLHLIRTMGPVALATGLGQVLFTSVFGFLIALALGMSPIGALYVAVALTFSSTIIIVKLLSDKREIDSLHGRIAIGFLIVQDIAVVLAMILLTAIGAGGEADSLLMASLGVIVKGVVLLAALGLLMRFVLPRLMDQVARSQELLLLFSIAWAVLLATGGEFLGFSKEVGAFLAGISLATTPYREAISSRLVSLRDFLLLFFFINLGSQLDLSLLGAQLGAALIFSLFVLIGNPMIVMIIMGLMGYRKRTGFLAGLTVAQISEFSLILAALGLSLGHIDQETMGLVTLVGLITIGLSTYMIIYSHQLYERLSPFLGIFERRIPHRERDEDSSERSEDADVILFGLGRYGRNIAANLLARKIKVLGVDFDPQIVSECRRQGLPVRYGDAEDPEILEHLPLHSTQWVVNATPGREANLTLLKALRAHGFSGKVVLTAHAPDEAKMYREAGADKVLWPFVDAAEQAVDYLTTSAETISAGIPWPVTLGEVRLRPGARAVGMHIRDLDLRARTGVSIIAVDRAGRSHFDPGPDFLLMAADRLVLLGSRESLEQAARLLEERETLDAQSGGAFRIEEVPLEPESPWIGRSLAELDLRGRCGITIIGIRRGQEKITSPSPSEILRAGDVLVVVGSLESLRSARCQQP